The stretch of DNA gagctgggcacagggtgagctgcctgcacccactgctggtgctgcctgcaTTCCTGCCTGGACATGAGCCCACCCACTggctcagagctgtgccagggacCATCCTGGGGTGCTGGCACCTATGGTCTCTTCTCTGCAGGTGGATCACGCCAAGGTGCTGCACTACATTGGGGCAGGGGTGGCCTTTCCCACCAGCATGCTGTTCCTGCTTCTGCAGTCCATCCTTACCTACCGCATGGCCAAAACCCATGGGCAGTACTGGACTGGCCACTTACGTAGCATCCTCACCGCTGTGGCCTTCCTCACCCTCATCTTCAGTATCCTTCTGAAAGGTGTGGGGTGGAgatctgggatgggctggcaaAAGGTGGTCCTTGCAGGGGGGGTACGTGCCCCACGTCCTCTGCCCTTTGGTCTGGCAGTGAGGCATGGTACgaggagaggggctgggcagagggtggggggcaggcagctcGCTGCAGGTGtgggctggaggagaagcagtATCAGCGTTGTGCAGGGGCCgaggaggggaagggatgcTGGTGGGTATCTCTCTGCAGTGCCCCAaaccagccctgccctggctgctgcggcccagcccagccactgctgcaggcTTGCAGAGTGGAAGGGCtggttagttgttttttttaatgaaacaaaggTGTGTTGAGCCCCCAGCAATGCGAAGTCCATCCCGGTTACCTTTACAGCTGAAGCAGAGTGCAAAAGCACTGCATGCGGGTGCCAGGCAAGTGTGTGGCAGCACCCCTGCCAGCCGGGGCCAGCCAACCTGCCCGGGGGGGCAAGGGACAGCTTGGTGAGCAGGCGCTGGGGTCTGCAAACACCCTGCCAGGGGAGGAGGGCACGGCAGCAGGTGAAGCAGGGCTGGAAGAATGGTCCTGAGTGTGTGGCTGGGAAGCCAGGGGCTTATTTAGGACTGAGGCTGGGGATAAATTGGGAAACAAGGTGGTGGTTGTtgggcaggaaggggaaaaagcatGCAGCATCCACGGGTCCCAAAGCGGCTGGCTGGCGGCTGGCCGGGGTGAGCAGCACAGGAGGAGTCTGGGGGGTGCTGATGGGCCTGGAGGATGCCAGAGGGTTCTGCTCCGTCACTGCAgcgggcaggcaggctgggaagcaggcagcgagctgggaagggcaggagtgccatggggctgtgccagctgggagggacaggcagggcatGTGAGGACGAGGCAGACAGGACTGGTGCCAGCCTGCTGTGACCACGCTGCTCCACTGGGGACCAGAAGTGGGAAAGCTGCGAGCTGTGGTGAGGGCAGTGTGGGGAAAGGGCTGGAACATCTTGGGGTGGGATtaggggagagaggagagggctCTGCCCCGTGTGGGTCAGGTTCCTGCCTCTCCAGCTCTCGCAGATCTTGGTCTTGCTGGCAGAAGGCAGGGTACTGCCAGGGGCTTCATCTGGAGGGCTGGGGGATGTACCTGCCTTTTCCCCTCACCCACGGTGGCTCTGGCAGTAGGTTTCCCTAGAGATCCCCAGTGGGGATGAGGGAAGCATAAAGAAGCTCTGGCAGCAGTAGGACCTGGaggaggggcagcagggccCCTCTGTGGGGtgagccagccagcagcacagagggacgggggctgctgcaggtctGGGGTTGAGGGCTGCTGAGTTTTATTGACTTTGACCATCCCATGGGAGGATGGGGAGCGTCAGCCTGGGCTGAGGAAGAGGCAAAGGGTGCGGGGAGCGTGAGGCATCTGGGTACCCAGCTCGCCCTGAGGCTGCAGCCTGagttccccctgccccagcctcttCAGAAAATCCCCACCTGGCATCAGTCCTGTGATTTACTGAGGCTAGTTTGGGCACGTGTGCCACAGCCTCACCCGTGCTGGGGGAAGCGTAtgggttttcttggttttaggGGAGGGTGGTGTGTTTTccagggggtgtgtgtgtgtggagctGCTCATGGCTGCCCCAGTGTGCAGTGGCAGTGGGATGTGGTCCTCCATGGAGTGGTTGGAGTTCAGCTGTGCTTTCCTTGACGGGGATGCCCTCAGGTGGTGTGTTCTTCATCCAGGAGAGCTTCGTGCTGCAGCATGTGGCCGCACTGTGCGAGTGGATGTTCATCATCGATGTCCTGGTCTTCTACGGCACCTTCACCTTTGAGTTTGGAGCCATCTCCACAGACACCTTCCTGGTCCTGCTGAAAGCCAGCCGGGCCCCCAAAAGTTACAAGGGTGAGAGTGGCATATCCAGCACGGCCCACATCCACAGCCACACAGAGGGTCTGGCCATGGCCTGACCCCACAGGAGGCATGCTCACGGTGGGGACCCTCAAACAGGGCTCTGACGGTGACCCCCCACCTTGAATGTCTCTGAGACCCCGTCTGCCTGGGGGTGCGTGTGGTGCCCTCCCCTCCcggtgggagctggggctggggctcctCTGGCAGCCAGTGTCCCTTTCAGgagctgccccctccctgcccgcaGCATCTGGGGTCACTGCTGGGGTGTGGGGATTccagcctggtgctgctgtcagcagagcCGGGATTTGCCCTGAGCCTCTGGGGCTGCTCCGTCTGAGCTGGGGGCTGTTGGAGGCAATCATCAGAGGCCCCCTCCCCATGCGGGCCTGGTTGTGCTGAGGGGGGGGATCACGgtccctccctcctccaccgCCATGGTGGTATGGTTCAGCAGGGCAAGCCTTCCCGCCAGCCGCTGTGACtctcagagaagcagaaaaccCAGAgtgccttttcccttcctcaggaGGTGATGGCAGCGCAGGTCTGTCCACACCCCCAGCGAGGACGGCAGTGGGGgtctctccctgcctgcctgcccagggtAGGGGTAGtgccttgtgctgctgcaggatgaCACCAGCAGCACCGGCTGGACCACAGCAGCCGTCCTGCCAGAGCTCTTGCTGTTCAGGGCCTTCCATCCCTCCAGCTTTCTCACATTTTTTCAGCTTGGAGAATTGCTGAGGCAGGTTTTACCTCCCAGGCCATGGAGTTCCTGTGATCCCTGGCAGTCAGCTGGGTTAGGAAATGGGTCTCACAGCAAGGATGTCCTGCAAGCACAGTGCCTGCAGAGTGGCAGATTTCTCATCCGTGGTGCTGCCAAGCTAAGCTGTCGCACGTGGGAGCCTGCACACCCCAGCCGGGGTCTCCAGCCTGGGGGTGGGCTGTCGCCAGCCCTCCCACCTGTGGAGCACAGGCACAGAAAGGGGAAGCATGTCTGTAGGAGCAGGGGAAGCCCATGCCATGTTCTGCTGAGACTCGTAAATCCGTCCTCCCGTGCCTGCCCCAGCGTGGAGCCCAGCCAGCCTCTGCCTGGTGCGAGccccctgctcagccctggcccCTTCAGGCTGaccccagcctgggcagggactggccgggaggggaggggtgcatgggtgtgtgtatatataggtctgcatatatatatatatgtctacatatatatatagacacacatatatagatatatatatataaattttccCTTGTCCCTAGAAAGGgacatttgctgctgctgcgtgCATTGATCAGGTTGGGCTTCCTGATGCACCCACCTTTTCAAAATCAGCCTATAAATCCACCAGTATATGTAGTTTGAAGAGGAGCATCTCTGACTTTTATATCTaatatatgtttaaatatattatatatatatatattaaaaaaaagagagagagggagtgGTGAATTTACAATAATAAAAGTGAAAACCAGCTCAGGGTGAGGCAGAGCATCCTTCCCTGCCGCTCAGGGCTGGGGTCTCGGCCACTGTGGGGCCATGCtccgcggggggcgggggcgagGGGCCCTGCGGGTCTGGGGGCCAGCCGGGACCCCGCGGCTCGGCCAGGCAGGTGGCGGTCGAGCGGATTCCCCCGGGATGCGGCAGCCTGGAGTcgcccgtcccatcccgtcccgtcgGGGGGTGCCCCGGCCCCCTGCCGCTGTCCCCGCCGGGGCGGAGCCGCGCCCGGGAAGCCCCGGGAGGAGGAGCCGGGCCGGGACTTtcccggggccgcggccggggcgAGGCGAGGCGGCCGCGCTGGGGCTGGAGGTAAGTGGCTGCGGGGAGGGCGGCCCGGGGGCGCCGGTGCCCCCTTGGCCGGGGGGAGCGCGGCGGAGCCGGGGGCCtggcgggcagcgggcagggctgcTTGCATCGAGGGGGGGTCCCGTGTGCTCGGCCCCGGCGCGGGGGTGCTGAGCCTGGCCGCCCGCGGTGCGCAGCagctcccgccccgccggggctgaGCGCTGGGGCGGTgggcgccggcggggcggctggggggctCGGGGGTGCAGCGCTGGGCGCTGCCCCTCCCTGCTGCGGAGCCTGCGGCCACCGGTCCCGGCCGCTCCTGCGAGGgagagggtgctggggggcacctGCTGTCCTGGCGGGGGAGCGCAAAGCCGGTCCCGGGCTGGTGCTGACACCCAGGGGCAAGGTGCTTATTTTCTTGTCCCAGCGCTGCCGGAGCCCCGGCCGGGGGCTGCTAACTGCCCCCACGGGGGGGCCTGGCTAGCTGCCCCTCAAAAGGGCTGCGGACGCAGGGGAAACCAGGGAGAGAGACGGCAAGAGCCCGGCTGGCGCGGAGGGGTTTTCTGAGGGCACAGGGTGACAGCCCGAGCCAATGGTTCATAACGCAACAGCAAAGCGGCTGGTGTGCCGGCCCTAGAGGAGAAAAACCAGATCAGTGGGCGGCTGGGGTTTGCCAAAACCACCGTGGTAGCCACCATGGGAGTAAAGGCATCTTACACTGAGGTACAAGCAGCCTCGGTGCAGGCGGTCGGGAGGGGAAGGCTTGGGCAGCttttgggggcggggggctcctCTCTGCCAGGCTTGCAGGTTGACAGCTCATTTCCAGGAAGGATCTCAGGACAAAGTCCCTGTGAGCGCTGTGCAAGAGGGACTCGGCAGCCTCTTGCCAGACCCTCGGCAGTAGCTGTTTGGGCTCCTGGGAtggagcagagcacagggtTTATGCAGAAAGCAAAGTCAGGTGTTTAGGGCCATCATTTGCAGGCATTAGCAGGCCCCGGGGGAAACAAAATGTGCAGGGAGTAGCATGTTAGAGGAGCAGCCGGCTGGGTGGCTGGAACACGTTAGCTGTACACCagggtggctgggagcagggcagtgctCGTGCCACCGCCTGTGTCCCTGCAGTGCCCTTTCCCATGGCTGCTGCGGACGTTTCCCTCGGGCCGTCAGGGCATCAGCTCTGCAAGTCAGCCGGCTGTcatgggaagaaagaaaatagcacCTGCATTACTAGGTCACGTTCAAGGAGCTGCAGGCACGAAAGAATGGCTTTAACACGCGCCGCTTGCCGGCGGCTGGCCCTTAATTGAAGCAGGCTGGCTGGCACGGGGAGCTGCACCATccagcaaggctgctgcagaggtgctgtGCGCCGGGGCAGGAagctggtgctgtgccaggcagtGTATTGCGGTCAGGGTGCTGCTCTTCTCCCTACCCCCGTTCCCAGCAGTGCCTGGAGAATCCTTCCTCAGCCCTAGGAGGGTCTGAAGACAGGGAGGAATTAGCCCAGCAAAGGGGGGCTGCAGTGTGTGTGCAAGCCTGGGGTCCGGGCCAGGCGCACTGGGTAACATGAAGCAGGGGATGCTGCCggtggcaggagagggagatGGGTCCCCTTCTGGGTTGTATGAGGGATAAAAGCTGAGTGTGCTATGGAAAGTCAGGGCTCGGGGGGCCTGAAGggcacagctgctcaccacaGGAGGCAGGACTTAACCTCGAGAGCAGGTTGGAGGTTACTTTTCCAGGAACAAGGAAGCAGGTAACAAcactccagctctgctggaccAGCGAGGTGGGCTTCCTCTAATGTGCACTGTGGAAGTGCGCAGGCATATGGCCAGCAGCCTCCTGAGCAAGCCTGAGCTGTGGGGGCTGGGGAGATGCAGGCACGACCCCATGATGCTCCTTAGTCATGCTGTTTGCTGCAACAAGTGGAAGTGTCCAGGGCAGCGATAAGTGAGCTGAGAAAACCCCTCTAGAGGGCATGGGGCTGACGGCACTGGAGAAGGGGAGCTGCTCTGTTCAAGGGGCACAGGCTGGtcttctgcagcatcttcagcCCTGGGCTCCCCCAGGCAGGCTCAGTGGGCAGCATTTGAGGTGGCTGTGCTTTGCATACTGAGGAAGGGTGTTTGACCCCTCCTTCACCTCTCTGGGACATCTGTGCTAGCAGATTGATAGCTGACTGGTGGTAGCAGGCTGAGGTGCCCAGGTGGGATGTCCAGTGGAATCCCGACAGTGTGTGCTGCTTTCCACAGGCTGGCAGGGGGAGTTCCATGCTCCCTGGCTTTTGGAAGCTCctgcagaagggcaggaggaaggtCCTACCTCATTTTGCGGTGCTGGATCTCCACCTTGCACCCCGCCACTGCACCTGCAGACCCCTGGGACCCCACGTGCTGGGGTGACAGGCCAGCCAGGGAAAGCCTCAGGCCCCAGGCCGCAGGGCAGCCCCTTTGGAGGACTTGGGTGGCTGGAAAATCTCCTTGAAAATGctcttttcagcttctgcagaaTATGAGTCACGCACGAGTTGAACaatccccttccttcccctcttctcccacaCACCCAAAATCCCCTGAGCAGGACCTGCAGCAGCCACTGATTCAGAAATTCATGGTACGAGGGCACCGCAGTCACATacaggttggggtttttttctttttttttctttccattgcttAGCAAGGAGAAATGCGGAGCAAGGGACGGTGCCCGGAGGCTCTGCTCTGATCCTGCCCCTTTGCTAGAAGGCTCCGGTGGTTTCCGAAGGTCAGGCAGACGACCTTGACCCCAGCAGGACCCCCGTCTGGGTAGCCGGCAGTTCCCGCACCATGCTGGGGCTGGATGGGTTGCTGAGACCAGCCGCTGCCCCCTCTGTGAGTGGGGCGCGCtgccgcggggggcgggggcctGCGCCTCGCTGGGGCCGGTGGGGAAGCGCCCCCGTCTGGGGCGCCGGGAGATGCGCCCCGGGAGCGCCGGGGCTGCGCTTCGCTCCGAAACCGGGCGCTTCCTAGCGGGAAGGAGGGAATGGGGGCGCGGGTGGGAAACGCCTCTCTCAGGCCCTCTccgcaggcagggtgcaggggctgCCGCGTAAGTGGGAACCGGGGAGCCCGAGAGCACCCCTCTGGGTGCCTGGCAGGGGTCTGCGGGGTCCTGGAGAGCTTCCCCCAGCCGGGGGGGGACACCGGGCTCTGGGGCAGCTGCTCCTGGTTGGGTTCGGGGGGGCTTGGAGGTGACACCCCCGTACGGGAGGCGCACCCTCAAGGTGAGGTGATGCGGGGTGGGGACCTGGgggtcccagggctgcagccagggttGGGGCAGGGTCTGGGCGGCTCCAGCCACGCGGCACGGCAGGTCTTGCTGGGAAAGGGCGCGGTGGCGGCTCAGCGGAGACCGGTACTTGAAACTGGGGGGTGGGCAAACCCCTCCGTGCGCCCCCCGGGGGGGAACTCGGGGCACGGGCGCGCCAGGGGTGCCAGGCAGGGGACGGGCCGCCAGCATTTCCAGCCCGCCCGAAGCCCAAAACGCACGGGCGGGGAGCAGGCGGGCTGTGCCGAGCCCCGCTCCGAGCCTGGCCGTGCCGTAccgagccgtgccgtgccgtgccgagccgtgccATACCGTACCGAGCCGTGCCGccgagcggggcggggcggtgACGTTCGGTCCCGTCATTTCCCGGCTCGGCGGGGTTTCTAGGGACTTTCCGGAGCGGCGGTGCCTTCctgccgccggccccgctcACTCCCGCGCTCTCCCCGCAGGCcgccggccggccccgcgcagACATGGACGAGCAGTTCCAGCCCGTGAgtgcggcccggcccggcccggttCGGCCCGGCGGGGAGGctcagcccggccccggccccggccccggggctgggctgggccgggccaCTGCCCGACCGCTCGGGTggcggggggagaggggggctGTGCCCGTCCCTTCGGTgggcggtggggagggggaCTGTGCCTGCCCCCGGGTTGGGCACTGGGAGTGCGTGTGCCTGCTCCTGGGGTGGAGAAGGGGGTCTGTGTCCACCGCCAGGGTGGGCAGTGGAGGGGTCTGTGCCTGCCCCCGTGGTGGGAGAGGGGGCTCTGTGCTTGCCCCCAAGGTGGGCAAAGGGAGGGTCTGCTGGTGCCCCTAGGAGTGGGCAGCGAGGTGTCTGCACCGGCTCACCCCTCTTCCCTGGGAGGGACAGGggttccctgcctgcccccccccccccaggtggGCAATGGGGGTCTGTGCCAGAGTGCCCCCCCCAGGGTGGGAGATGGGGGGtctgtgcctgcctgccagggcaACTGGGGATTCCAGCCCCTACACACTTATCACTCATCTTCCTTCCCCTCGCCCAGTGCCTGGATGGGATTGACTATGATGACTTCAATTTTGGCTCCCACATGATGGAGCAGAAGGAGCCGCTGATGGAGACGGGTAAGGGCCCCTCTGGCTGTGCCCTCCCGGGGGTCCCTGGCTACAGTGGGGTTTCCCAACAGGCTGACTCATGCCCTGTAGTTCCCAGCAGCACCCTCACTGGCCCCACTGTGGGCTGGCTGGGAatccctgccctgtgccactGGGACGGGGTCTGTTCAGTCTGGCCCTGCTGCTTCACCTACCAGGGACTTGAGGTGGGGCTGTGACGGGTTCCTGGAGGCTCCCCAAGTGCCAGAGCATTCTCTggcccttccctcctctccctgccactCTGACTGCCGCTGCTGGCTAGGCTCTGACAGCAGAGGGGCCAGGGGCCCTGAGGACCCCCCTGGGGTGAACAGGGGTCACCTCACTTTCAGCACCGTCCCTGTACCTCCAGCATCCTTACTGGGAGCATGTACTTTGGTTATTCTGTGTTTCTCACCGGTGCCTCTCCTCTCTGTCCTCCAGTGGAAGGTCCCTACCTTGTCATCATCGAGCAGCCAAAGCAGGTAAGGATGTCACGCAGGTAAGGGTAGGTGTAGCTGTCACCCTCTGCTCTCATGGCATCAGGTTTGGACCACCCTTGGCTGACCCCCTCTTTGCCTCTGCAGCGGGGGTTCCGGTTTCGGTATGGCTGCGAGGGCCCTTCGCACGGGGGGCTGCCAGGAGCATCCAGTGAGAAGGGGCGCAAGACCTATCCCACCGTCAAGGTGAGCACTGGGAGGGTGCTctgaaggagggaggggagatgTGTGTTGAGCTCTGTGTGTCTCGTGGCACTGAGGTGTGGGAGGGCTGCGACATGAGgggggggtggctgtggggagtGGTAGCAGGGGTTTGTGGAGAGTCCTGCAGATTGCCGGGTTATTGTGCCTGATCCCCAtctcctttctccctgcagATCTGCAACTACACGGGGATGGCCCGGATCGAGGTGGACCTGGTGACGCACAGCGACCCTCCCCGTGTGCACGCCCACAGCCTGGTGGGCAAACAGTGCAACGAGGCTGGCAACTGTGTTGCCATCGTGGGACCCAAGGATATGACGGCTCAGTACGTGTGAGGGAGACCCGAGGTGGCCTCTTGCCCAcgccggggggtgggggtctgGCTGCAACTTTCAGGCTGGCAAGGAGAGGGGGTTAGTGCATCCAGGAGCTGGGTTTGCTGGATGGGGCCAGGGGTGGGTTTAGGCAAGGTCATGGGTACAGCTCTGTCCCCTCTGAGCATTTTGCTTGGCTCTGGGTCCGGCACGTGCAGCTTGTTCTGGGCTTCTGTCCTTGGGGTTGCAGCTCCCTAGCTTCGCAGGTGACTTCTGAGGCCAGCCCGAGTCATGGGGTTATTCAGCAACTACTGCAGCTGCTCTTACAcatccagccctggctgctggctcaGTCTGGTCCTGTTTGCATGTCTCCAGCACTCCTGGTCCCCCCGCTTGGATTTGTCACCTGCGGGAGGCCGGAGTTTCCCAGCCAGCTCTTTCCTGGGCTCCTTTCCTCTCTGGTGTGGTTGCTGCGCACCACTTTTATGCCCTGCGCACATTGCCCCCCTGCTGCCTGAGTGTCACCGCTCTGTGCTTTGCTCAGCTCCTTTCTGGCCACAGGAGCCTGGTGCCCCCCAAGCCAGCTACTCCCAGATCCCAGTGGGATCCCTCTTCTCCTCCAGATTCAGCAACCTGGGTGTGCTGCATGTCACCAAGAAGAATATGATGGAGATcatgaaggaaaagctgaagcagcagaagatGCGCAACAGGAGCCACATGCTGACGGGTGAGGGCAGCCTGGGAGCTCAGGGGATCTTGCACCCCGAGGTGGCAGCTGGGGGTTAGCATGGCACTGGGAGGGGGCATGTGGCGTACCCTGGAGCCCCATCCCCTTGCCTAGCCTGACAGtatctccccctgccctggcagaagCGGAGCTGCGTGAGATCGAGCTGGAAGCGAAGGAGCTGAAGAAGGTGATGGACCTGAGCATTGTGCGGTTGCGCTTCACTGCCTACCTCCGCGACAGCAGCGGGAACTTCACACTGGCCCTCCAGCCCGTCATCTCAGACCCCATCCACGACAGCAGTGAGtgcagggccgggccggggagggggtggggcaggatgggcggaggaggagagggatgcTCTGTCTGCCGTATTGGCTCCCAGCGCCTCCTCTTGCTCTGCAGAGTCCCCAGGAGCTTCCAACCTGAAGATCTCACGGATGGATAAGACAGCAGGCTCTGTGCGGGGAGGGGACGAGGTCTACTTGCTGTGTGATAAAGTTCAGAAAGGTAAAAGCTGTTCCCTCCAGCCAGGACCTTCTggaagggggctgcagcaggagccatCTGAGGCccctgggtgggcaggggtctgCGGCCCCTGGAGcgtggctggggcagggggacaggtGGTGCCAGTGTCCCTTCTCTCCCCAGATGACATCGAGGTGCGTTTCTATGAGGATGATGAGAACGGCTGGCAGGCTTTTGGGGACTTCTCCCCCACTGACGTGCACAAGCAGGTATGAGGGAGGTGAAGGGGCGTCCTGCTGTGCCACGAGGCAGACGGGTGCCCTGTGTGGTGGGGGAGCCCCATCCCTAGCTCCAGGGAGGAGCGGGACCCCCACGTCCATCTGTCCTGCCCGCAGTACGCCATCGTCTTCCGCACACCCCCCTACCACAAGCCCAAGATCGACCGCCCTGTCACCGTCTTCCTGCAGCTGAAGCGGAAGCGGGGGGGGTGACGTGAGCGACTCCAAGCAGTTCACCTACTACCCCGTGGTGGAAGGTGAGCCCCCCCCAGCAGGCTGGCGTGCCCTCTGCCGCCAGGGCTgcccctcaccctgctgccccTCTCTCCCCACAGATAAGGAAGAAGTAGAGAGGAAGCGCAAGAAAGTTCTGCCTCAATTTCCACAGCACTTTGGTGGGGGCTCACACATGGGGGGTgctggcggcggggctgggggcttcgGTTCTGGAGGAGGTGAGTGGGGATGCgtcttccccctccctgctcaggcagctgcagcccagccctgggggctcCCCACTTCCCTCTGGCCTCACCTGCCCCCCTCCTTGCTCTGCAGGTGGGAACCTCAGCTTCCCCTACTCCCCCGGGCTGGCCTACAACAGCATCTACTCGCCTGGCCCCCACCCCGTGGGAGGCTACCAGGGGGGTGTGCAGATGAAGGGCCCTGAGGCAGAGGGTCCTGGGAGCGACAGGCAGGCGCCCGCGGAGAGCATGTACTGCAaggagctgcagaagcatggtAGGAAGGGGCTACACTGGAGCAAGGGCTGGGGGGTGTTGGTTGGGAGAGGTGGCACAGGTTGGGGACCTTGCGGGGCTGGGCACTGCTCTCCTCCATGCCCGGGGCGGGATGCAGGAGGGTGGATGGGGCTGTTGCTCTTGGGGGTGACGTCCTGCTTCGCCCCCtagcccagctgtgccagctgtggaTGCTGGCGCTGGCCCGTCGCAATGCCCATGCCCTGCTCGACTACTCAGTCACCGCTGACCCCCGCATGCTGCTGGCGGTCCAGAGGCACCTGGCTGCATCGCAGGACGAGAATGGGGACACGTGAGTGCACGAGGGCTTGGGGGGGGGAGAGCATGGGAGCCTTGTTGGCCATCAGAGCTATCAGGGGGGCTCCAgggggtgggaggtggcagggagaaGCGTGGAGCTGAGCCAGGGGCCATCCCACTCTCTCTGCAGGCCTTTGCACCTTGCTGTTATCCATGAGCAGACAGCTGTGATCAAGCAGCTAATTGAGGTCATCATTAGCATCCCCAGCCAGCAGATCATCAACATCTCCAACAACCTGCAGCAGGtacaggtttcccagagcagctggttCTCCTCTGCGTGGGCCTCACCCCCATCTCCTGGTCCTGGGGGCCCcctttgctgctcctgctgcgGGGAGGCTGCAGCGTTGAGCACAgtgcagccctgctggccagGGTGGTGGTGCAGGACTTGGCTCCTCCTGAGAGTGCT from Falco biarmicus isolate bFalBia1 chromosome 9, bFalBia1.pri, whole genome shotgun sequence encodes:
- the NFKB2 gene encoding LOW QUALITY PROTEIN: nuclear factor NF-kappa-B p100 subunit (The sequence of the model RefSeq protein was modified relative to this genomic sequence to represent the inferred CDS: deleted 1 base in 1 codon) yields the protein MLGLDGLLRPAAAPSAAGRPRADMDEQFQPCLDGIDYDDFNFGSHMMEQKEPLMETVEGPYLVIIEQPKQRGFRFRYGCEGPSHGGLPGASSEKGRKTYPTVKICNYTGMARIEVDLVTHSDPPRVHAHSLVGKQCNEAGNCVAIVGPKDMTAQFSNLGVLHVTKKNMMEIMKEKLKQQKMRNRSHMLTEAELREIELEAKELKKVMDLSIVRLRFTAYLRDSSGNFTLALQPVISDPIHDSKSPGASNLKISRMDKTAGSVRGGDEVYLLCDKVQKDDIEVRFYEDDENGWQAFGDFSPTDVHKQYAIVFRTPPYHKPKIDRPVTVFLQLKRKRGGDVSDSKQFTYYPVVEDKEEVERKRKKVLPQFPQHFGGGSHMGGAGGGAGGFGSGGGGNLSFPYSPGLAYNSIYSPGPHPVGGYQGGVQMKGPEAEGPGSDRQAPAESMYCKELQKHAQLCQLWMLALARRNAHALLDYSVTADPRMLLAVQRHLAASQDENGDTPLHLAVIHEQTAVIKQLIEVIISIPSQQIINISNNLQQTPLHLAVITKQPQVVQLLLQARADPTLLDRYGNSLLHLALQAGDEEMLRTLLAHLGSAAPYLLRLPNFHGLLPVHLAVKAKSLACLDLLVRKGADVNAVERQGGRTPLHLAVEMENLNMATHLVKKLGADVNSRTFAGNTPLHLAAGLGSPTLTKLLLKAGADVLCENDEPVSLSEASSDTDADPEEQELAMELGEPAPTVACVTKPEPPAEGRQAEQRQRRCHTPLDLTRSQKVREILLQASQQGPEAELPAAPRPGKVLSLDSEALQGLEQLLNQDCSGSDWIELAKRLGLCSLVETYKDTPSPSVSLLRSYELAGGSLEGLLEALDSMGLRKAVRMLHKTEALEKLQSTELKEDSAYGSESVEEEVPTLALKPGQGGELPHSQQPQVH